The Nocardia arthritidis genome has a window encoding:
- a CDS encoding TetR/AcrR family transcriptional regulator — protein sequence MAKSGYHHGDLRATILAAAAEQIAADGVGAVSLRELARRAGVSHAAPAHHFGDRAGLLTALAIEGFERLADELDTAGTDFREMAIAYIRFALRNPGHFDVMYRREALHADDPRLTAARQRSGAALRGGAARKQGDGSPEAQAATQLAAWSLVHGFATLWREGALVNSALTVADDPETLARKMIAMVRFG from the coding sequence ATGGCGAAAAGCGGCTACCACCATGGTGATCTGCGGGCGACCATCCTGGCCGCGGCGGCCGAGCAGATCGCCGCCGACGGCGTCGGCGCCGTCTCGCTGCGCGAACTCGCGCGCCGGGCGGGCGTCTCACATGCCGCGCCGGCACACCACTTCGGCGACCGGGCCGGACTGCTCACCGCGCTGGCGATCGAGGGATTCGAGCGGCTGGCCGACGAACTCGACACGGCGGGAACGGATTTCCGCGAAATGGCGATCGCCTACATCCGGTTCGCGCTGCGCAATCCCGGCCATTTCGACGTGATGTACCGGCGCGAGGCGCTGCATGCCGACGATCCGCGGCTGACCGCGGCCCGCCAGCGTTCGGGGGCCGCGCTGCGCGGGGGTGCCGCGCGGAAACAGGGCGATGGGTCGCCGGAGGCGCAGGCGGCGACGCAACTGGCCGCCTGGTCGCTGGTGCACGGCTTCGCCACGCTGTGGCGCGAAGGGGCGCTGGTGAATTCGGCGCTGACCGTCGCGGACGATCCGGAGACGTTGGCGCGCAAGATGATCGCGATGGTCCGCTTCGGCTGA
- a CDS encoding sensor histidine kinase, with translation MPPWSVDVVVTVAVTVATVGPVLADQRPWWIVLIAVVASAPVLLRRRAPVLVLTIVGSALTVLGCVDAMPALPYGTVVSAYTIAAHSSLTWRVVAFIGIVAGILVSLIVPNEQPQAYGYAAMSFVTAWALGTGVRARNNQIAMLRERARRFEEERVAAVAQERVRIARDMHDIVTHAVGLMIVQAETGPLLTHSDPDRADATFAGIADTGRDAVRQLRGSIEALRDGTEPRHQPGIAAISDLVELSKRGGLAATFNEYGTPRPISGDIEITAYRVVQEALTNTMKHAGATCVRVVLRWSDDWLTVRVSDDGHGRGDGFAETIGYGLLGMRERVSACGGLLRDGQSDYGFTVFAELPI, from the coding sequence GTGCCGCCGTGGTCGGTCGATGTCGTTGTCACCGTTGCGGTCACGGTGGCGACGGTCGGGCCCGTCCTGGCCGACCAGCGGCCCTGGTGGATCGTGCTGATCGCGGTGGTGGCCTCGGCGCCGGTGCTGTTGCGCCGCCGCGCCCCGGTGCTCGTGCTGACGATCGTCGGTTCCGCGCTGACCGTCCTCGGCTGTGTCGACGCCATGCCCGCGCTGCCGTACGGCACCGTCGTCAGCGCGTACACGATCGCCGCCCACAGCTCGCTGACCTGGCGGGTCGTCGCCTTCATCGGAATCGTCGCGGGCATTCTGGTCTCGCTGATCGTGCCGAACGAGCAGCCGCAGGCCTACGGTTATGCGGCGATGTCGTTCGTCACCGCGTGGGCGCTCGGCACCGGCGTGCGGGCCAGGAACAACCAGATCGCCATGCTGCGGGAGCGGGCGCGGCGATTCGAGGAGGAGCGGGTGGCCGCGGTCGCCCAGGAACGCGTGCGCATCGCCAGGGATATGCACGATATCGTCACGCACGCCGTCGGTTTGATGATCGTGCAGGCCGAGACCGGACCCCTGCTCACCCACAGCGATCCGGACCGCGCCGACGCCACCTTCGCCGGGATCGCCGATACCGGGCGCGATGCCGTTCGCCAATTGCGCGGCAGCATCGAGGCTTTGCGCGACGGTACCGAACCGCGGCATCAGCCCGGCATCGCGGCGATCTCGGATCTGGTCGAGCTGTCCAAGCGCGGGGGGCTGGCCGCCACCTTCAACGAATACGGCACGCCCCGACCGATTTCCGGCGATATCGAGATCACCGCGTACCGGGTGGTGCAGGAGGCGCTGACCAACACCATGAAGCATGCGGGCGCCACCTGTGTGCGGGTGGTGCTGCGCTGGTCCGACGATTGGTTGACGGTGCGGGTGAGCGACGACGGGCACGGTCGCGGCGACGGCTTCGCGGAGACGATCGGCTACGGGCTGCTCGGCATGCGCGAGCGGGTCAGCGCCTGCGGCGGTCTGCTGCGCGACGGCCAATCCGACTACGGTTTCACGGTATTCGCGGAACTGCCGATCTGA
- a CDS encoding ammonium transporter yields the protein MSPYPDWFNPGDNAWQLVAATLVGLMSIPGIAILYGGIVQRKWAVNTILMAFTGFSLVLVVWVLWVFKMGFGEPLRLGPGILRAAVGVPHTVLGSGNQNQAVIPLLNGTMPKFRFSETTLAYFQFVFAGITPLLFLGSVVGRMNFKVWLLFVPLWSTFAYGVNAFLLWGGGWWSQLGALDYSGGYVIHLAAGTTGFVAAAVIGPRLARDRERAVPNNLPLAAAGAGILWLGWNGFNGGDPYFAGADASLAVLNTNLCTAVALLTWVIWDIFAGPARRPNFLGAINGMITGLVAITPAAGYVNSFGALIIGVVASTLVWLSWNKLGRTRLFRKVDDTLGVFHTHGVAGLTGGLLVGVLADPHVVVYLGNGKDVADVTYSGWLYGHHPKLLLWQAGAAATVIVWDALVTVVILKFLGLFMKLRMPDDVLEIGDVAAHEEEAYPDEHLVSANLRPNALPT from the coding sequence ATGTCACCCTACCCCGACTGGTTCAATCCTGGTGACAATGCCTGGCAGTTGGTTGCCGCGACCCTCGTCGGCCTGATGAGCATTCCCGGCATCGCCATCCTGTACGGCGGTATCGTGCAACGAAAATGGGCCGTCAACACGATTCTCATGGCGTTCACCGGATTTTCGCTGGTGTTGGTCGTGTGGGTGTTGTGGGTCTTCAAGATGGGCTTCGGCGAGCCGCTGCGGCTCGGTCCCGGCATCCTGCGGGCGGCCGTCGGCGTACCGCATACCGTGCTCGGCTCCGGCAATCAGAACCAGGCCGTCATACCGCTGTTGAACGGCACCATGCCGAAATTCCGTTTCTCCGAAACGACCTTGGCGTATTTCCAGTTCGTCTTCGCCGGTATCACGCCGCTGCTGTTCCTCGGCAGCGTCGTCGGACGGATGAATTTCAAGGTGTGGCTGCTGTTCGTGCCGCTGTGGTCCACCTTCGCCTACGGGGTGAACGCCTTTCTGCTGTGGGGCGGCGGCTGGTGGTCGCAGCTGGGCGCGCTGGACTATTCGGGCGGGTATGTCATCCATTTGGCAGCGGGCACAACGGGTTTCGTCGCCGCCGCGGTGATCGGCCCCCGGCTGGCCAGGGATCGGGAACGCGCGGTGCCGAACAATCTGCCGCTGGCCGCGGCGGGCGCGGGCATACTGTGGTTGGGCTGGAACGGATTCAACGGCGGCGATCCGTACTTCGCCGGCGCGGACGCCTCGCTCGCGGTGCTGAACACGAACCTCTGCACCGCGGTCGCGCTGTTGACCTGGGTGATCTGGGATATTTTCGCGGGCCCGGCCCGGCGGCCCAATTTCCTCGGCGCGATCAACGGCATGATCACCGGCCTGGTGGCCATCACACCGGCGGCCGGATATGTCAACAGCTTCGGTGCGCTGATCATCGGCGTCGTCGCGTCGACGCTGGTGTGGCTGTCGTGGAACAAGTTGGGGCGCACCAGATTATTCCGCAAGGTGGACGACACCCTCGGCGTCTTCCACACCCACGGCGTCGCGGGGCTCACCGGCGGCCTACTGGTGGGTGTGCTCGCCGACCCACATGTCGTCGTCTACTTAGGCAACGGGAAAGATGTCGCGGACGTGACCTATTCGGGCTGGCTGTACGGCCACCATCCGAAACTGCTGCTCTGGCAGGCCGGCGCGGCGGCGACGGTGATCGTGTGGGACGCGTTGGTCACCGTGGTGATCCTGAAGTTCTTAGGGCTTTTCATGAAACTGCGGATGCCGGACGATGTGCTGGAGATCGGTGATGTGGCCGCGCACGAGGAGGAGGCCTACCCGGACGAGCACCTGGTATCGGCGAACCTACGACCGAACGCACTACCTACGTAA
- a CDS encoding helix-turn-helix transcriptional regulator, with translation MSESQRTELAAFLRIHRSRLRPADVGLPPDLEPGRRRTPGLRREEVAALAGVSTTWYTWLEQGRKIAASPQVVDALARALRLDAVRHRHLRRLAGLPDPVIDHPLARSMSRQQRLVDALMPNLAVLHDSWFDFVVWNAAYAKVRLDPDSVPLARRNLMWFVFADPRNRNMVRPWEPMARATLSQFRTAVAQRPDDPRLNAVIAEVAAASPEFRTWWAEYPVQDFRPAVIGIDHPEVGLINLELYQSRLVEDPDLLLVLQLPVGEEDRRRVRALLG, from the coding sequence ATGTCCGAAAGCCAGCGCACCGAACTGGCCGCCTTCCTGCGCATCCACCGTTCCCGGCTGCGGCCCGCCGACGTCGGCCTGCCGCCCGATCTGGAGCCGGGCCGCCGCCGCACCCCGGGCCTGCGGCGCGAGGAGGTGGCCGCACTGGCCGGGGTGAGCACCACCTGGTACACCTGGCTCGAACAGGGCCGCAAGATCGCGGCCAGTCCGCAGGTGGTCGACGCGCTGGCCAGGGCGCTGCGGCTGGACGCGGTCCGGCACCGGCATCTGCGCAGGCTGGCCGGGCTGCCCGATCCGGTGATCGATCACCCGCTGGCCAGATCGATGTCGCGCCAGCAGCGGCTCGTCGACGCGCTGATGCCGAATCTGGCTGTGCTGCATGACAGTTGGTTCGACTTCGTGGTCTGGAACGCGGCGTACGCCAAGGTCCGGCTCGATCCGGACAGCGTGCCGCTCGCGCGCCGCAACCTCATGTGGTTCGTCTTCGCCGATCCCCGCAATCGGAATATGGTGCGCCCGTGGGAGCCGATGGCACGGGCCACGCTCAGCCAGTTCCGCACCGCGGTGGCGCAGCGACCCGACGACCCGCGGTTGAACGCGGTGATCGCCGAGGTGGCCGCGGCCAGCCCGGAATTCCGGACCTGGTGGGCGGAATATCCGGTACAGGATTTCCGGCCCGCCGTCATCGGCATCGACCATCCGGAAGTCGGGCTGATCAATCTGGAGCTCTACCAGTCCCGGCTGGTCGAGGATCCGGATCTGCTGCTGGTACTGCAACTTCCGGTGGGCGAGGAGGATCGCCGCCGCGTTCGCGCGCTGCTCGGATAA
- a CDS encoding NmrA/HSCARG family protein, giving the protein MAGEKGTVLVIGATGQQGGAAARQLLEHGWPVDAFVRDPESPSAMALRAAGARLVVGDLDDAAALRSALAGAYGLFLMLSPMEGVHITDAGIAAEERRGLLIAELAGQAHIQHLVYSSVKGAGEETGVGYYAPKERIEQRIAALGLPATVLRPVFFMDNFNTFNRPVFDDGGLVLNIAVREDISLPLIAVRDIGAFAALAFDDPDRYLGSTLALAGDRRTPPEMAEIFGRAAQLPARSRRTPIEQVRAFDQHVASMFAHFNENTDAPIDIGRLREYHPGLLTLADWLELTGWKP; this is encoded by the coding sequence ATGGCAGGCGAAAAAGGCACGGTACTGGTGATCGGCGCGACCGGACAGCAGGGCGGCGCGGCCGCCCGGCAACTGCTCGAACACGGCTGGCCCGTAGACGCTTTCGTTCGCGACCCGGAATCGCCCTCGGCAATGGCGCTGCGGGCGGCCGGCGCCCGGCTCGTCGTCGGCGACCTGGACGACGCCGCCGCGCTGCGCTCGGCGCTGGCGGGCGCGTACGGGCTGTTCCTCATGCTGTCGCCGATGGAGGGCGTGCACATCACCGACGCCGGTATCGCGGCCGAGGAGCGGCGCGGGCTGCTGATCGCCGAACTGGCCGGGCAAGCCCATATCCAGCATCTGGTGTACAGCTCGGTGAAGGGCGCGGGCGAGGAAACCGGTGTCGGCTACTACGCGCCGAAGGAACGGATCGAGCAGCGGATCGCCGCACTGGGCCTGCCCGCGACGGTGCTGCGGCCGGTGTTCTTCATGGACAATTTCAACACCTTCAATCGGCCGGTGTTCGACGACGGTGGGCTGGTGCTGAATATCGCCGTGCGCGAGGATATTTCGCTGCCGTTGATCGCGGTGCGGGATATCGGCGCGTTCGCCGCGCTCGCCTTCGACGATCCGGACCGATACCTCGGGAGCACCCTCGCGCTGGCGGGCGATCGCCGCACGCCGCCGGAGATGGCCGAAATCTTCGGGCGCGCGGCGCAGCTGCCCGCACGCAGCCGCCGGACACCGATCGAACAGGTGCGCGCCTTCGACCAACATGTCGCCAGTATGTTCGCGCATTTCAACGAGAACACCGACGCGCCGATCGATATCGGGCGGCTGCGCGAATATCATCCGGGCCTACTGACGCTCGCCGACTGGCTCGAGCTCACCGGTTGGAAGCCCTGA
- a CDS encoding nitrilase-related carbon-nitrogen hydrolase, with protein sequence MNRYLTIGAATVLSAVLWHLGGGLHPLPALAFLAPLPVLYLAPRISARAAFLAGTLSWLGGVAQFYPYLTGTVEQPFVAAVALLGGTAVAYGALVLLTRTLLVRGRPGLAVLAFPAGWVTLEYLISVLGPYGAWWSIAYAQTDVLPLIQSAALTGPWGITFLILLAPTALAVFTAPNVTRAQRLRVSGCTVAVFVAVLGFGVFQLNRPADGGVVRVGLVAVAQPPEYVPVDTADGREMIDRAVAEIDRLADAGAKVVVFPEKAWRADESTLPLLSGPLADAARRHGIDVIAGLVLTRQGVSVNAAVDYPSGVVYAKHYLIPGLEDELRAGTEWQSVPGTSWALAVCFDLDRPGLVRANQRRGATLMLAPALDFDVDHWLHSRMAVMRGVESGVGVARAAQRGELVASDSNGRVSGSAATDLGDTRTVLADIPLRTGGTVYARIGDWFAWLCALTLAIALLRLYPRSGRSGLPTGELEPVGERQ encoded by the coding sequence ATGAACCGCTACCTCACGATCGGCGCGGCGACGGTGCTGTCCGCGGTGCTCTGGCACCTCGGCGGCGGTCTGCATCCGTTGCCCGCCTTGGCCTTTCTCGCGCCGCTGCCGGTGCTGTACCTCGCGCCGCGGATCTCGGCGCGGGCCGCGTTCCTGGCCGGGACGCTGTCCTGGCTCGGCGGTGTCGCACAGTTCTATCCGTATCTGACCGGGACGGTGGAGCAGCCGTTCGTCGCCGCCGTCGCGCTGTTGGGCGGCACCGCCGTGGCATACGGTGCGCTCGTATTGCTCACCCGGACCCTGCTGGTGCGTGGCCGTCCCGGGCTCGCCGTGCTGGCGTTTCCCGCGGGTTGGGTGACGCTCGAATACCTGATTTCGGTGCTCGGCCCGTACGGCGCGTGGTGGAGTATCGCCTACGCCCAGACCGATGTGCTGCCGCTGATCCAATCCGCCGCGCTGACCGGTCCCTGGGGCATCACCTTCCTGATCCTGCTGGCGCCCACCGCGCTCGCCGTCTTCACCGCGCCGAATGTGACTCGGGCCCAACGGCTTCGGGTCTCCGGCTGCACGGTCGCGGTATTCGTCGCGGTACTCGGCTTCGGCGTCTTCCAGCTGAACCGCCCCGCCGATGGGGGTGTGGTGCGGGTCGGTCTGGTCGCGGTGGCGCAACCGCCGGAGTACGTGCCGGTCGATACGGCGGACGGCCGGGAGATGATCGACCGCGCCGTCGCCGAGATCGACCGGCTCGCGGACGCGGGCGCGAAAGTTGTGGTGTTTCCCGAAAAGGCTTGGCGTGCAGATGAATCCACGCTGCCGCTGCTATCGGGACCGCTGGCCGACGCCGCCCGGCGGCACGGTATCGACGTGATCGCCGGACTGGTGCTCACCAGGCAGGGCGTCAGCGTCAACGCGGCCGTCGACTATCCGTCGGGCGTGGTGTACGCCAAGCACTATCTCATTCCCGGCCTGGAGGACGAGCTGCGTGCGGGCACCGAATGGCAATCGGTTCCGGGTACCTCCTGGGCACTTGCCGTCTGCTTCGACCTCGACCGCCCCGGCCTGGTCCGCGCGAACCAGCGCCGCGGCGCGACGCTGATGCTGGCTCCCGCACTGGATTTCGACGTCGACCACTGGCTGCACAGCCGGATGGCGGTCATGCGCGGCGTCGAATCCGGGGTCGGCGTCGCCCGCGCCGCGCAGCGGGGCGAATTGGTGGCGAGCGATTCGAACGGCCGCGTATCGGGTTCGGCCGCAACGGATCTCGGCGACACCAGGACGGTGCTCGCGGATATCCCGTTGCGCACCGGCGGCACGGTGTACGCGCGCATCGGCGATTGGTTCGCGTGGCTGTGCGCGCTCACCCTCGCGATCGCGCTGCTTCGGCTGTATCCACGGTCCGGTCGCTCAGGGCTTCCAACCGGTGAGCTCGAGCCAGTCGGCGAGCGTCAGTAG
- a CDS encoding TetR/AcrR family transcriptional regulator, with translation MTGARGRPRSEDARRAILRAALDLCERDGYQGLTIKAIAEAAGVGRQTVYRWWPDKASVLLEALVDLAKDQGALSPPQPPSDVLAAVEELLATVYELARTNTGTALVGLMADAQSNAELAKRLRDSVLGPRRAVLRELLARGVETGELNAAVSLDLVVDFAFGAMWYRLLGQHAPVHAALAREVTAAIGAMLGKR, from the coding sequence ATGACAGGAGCAAGGGGGCGCCCGCGCAGCGAGGACGCCAGGCGCGCGATCCTGCGGGCCGCGCTGGACCTGTGCGAGCGCGACGGCTACCAGGGCCTGACCATCAAGGCGATCGCCGAGGCCGCGGGCGTCGGCAGGCAGACGGTCTATCGCTGGTGGCCGGACAAGGCGTCGGTACTGCTGGAGGCGCTGGTCGATCTCGCGAAAGATCAAGGGGCGCTGTCGCCGCCGCAGCCGCCGTCGGATGTGCTCGCCGCCGTCGAAGAGCTGCTGGCCACCGTCTACGAGCTGGCCCGGACGAATACCGGAACTGCGCTGGTCGGGCTGATGGCGGACGCGCAGAGCAACGCCGAATTGGCGAAACGGTTGCGGGACAGCGTGCTCGGCCCGCGCCGAGCCGTGCTGCGCGAGCTGCTGGCGCGCGGTGTCGAAACGGGTGAGCTGAATGCCGCGGTTTCGCTGGATCTGGTGGTGGACTTCGCCTTCGGCGCGATGTGGTACCGATTGTTGGGTCAACACGCGCCGGTGCACGCTGCGCTCGCGCGGGAGGTCACCGCGGCGATCGGCGCGATGCTCGGAAAACGCTGA
- a CDS encoding SDR family oxidoreductase codes for MSERVVIVGGTSGIGLATAKRLAARGVAVVIAGRSEQRLAAALAELGPEVTGKTVDARDQQDLARLFAEVGPVDHVVVTVTGPSGTKPFQEIDADHLQAHLSGKLLPHFATVQAALPHLTPNGSITLVSAASAGGSMPTTAALAAVNAGVEALVPVLAVELAPVRVNAVSPGVIDTEWWNFLPDEARADVFAQLSATTPVGRIGTADDIAKAIDFLVDNGFTTGIVVRVDGGARLGAPK; via the coding sequence ATGAGCGAGCGCGTCGTCATCGTCGGCGGAACTTCCGGAATCGGCCTCGCCACCGCCAAGCGGCTCGCGGCGCGTGGCGTAGCCGTGGTGATCGCGGGCCGCAGCGAGCAGCGGCTCGCCGCGGCGCTGGCCGAACTCGGCCCCGAGGTCACCGGAAAAACCGTCGACGCGCGCGATCAGCAGGATCTGGCGCGACTGTTCGCCGAGGTCGGCCCGGTCGACCATGTGGTGGTGACGGTCACCGGCCCGTCCGGCACCAAGCCGTTCCAGGAAATCGACGCCGACCACCTGCAGGCCCACCTGTCCGGAAAACTGTTGCCGCACTTCGCGACCGTTCAGGCCGCGCTGCCGCACCTGACCCCGAACGGCTCGATCACCCTGGTGTCGGCGGCCTCGGCGGGTGGCTCGATGCCCACCACCGCCGCGCTCGCCGCCGTGAACGCCGGTGTCGAGGCGCTGGTTCCGGTGCTCGCGGTGGAGTTGGCTCCGGTGCGGGTGAACGCGGTCTCGCCCGGCGTCATCGACACCGAATGGTGGAACTTCCTGCCCGACGAGGCCAGGGCCGATGTCTTCGCGCAACTCTCGGCCACCACACCGGTCGGCCGGATCGGCACCGCCGACGATATCGCCAAGGCGATCGACTTCCTGGTGGACAACGGCTTCACCACCGGCATCGTGGTGCGGGTCGACGGCGGGGCCAGGCTCGGCGCGCCGAAGTAG
- a CDS encoding response regulator: MGTRVLVVDDQELFRSGFALILGAEPDITVVGEAADGIAAVAETVARQPDVVVMDVRMPHLDGVAATREICARTAAKVLVLTMFDVDDYVYAALRAGASGFLLKDMRRAELVAAVRVIAAGEALFAPTVTRRLIETLVHGGRPRPELAKRLGELTERERTTLGQLARGQSNAEIAAALTISEHTVKTHVSAILSKLGLRDRVQAVVFAYESGLIVPGV, from the coding sequence GTGGGTACCCGGGTGCTGGTCGTCGACGATCAGGAGCTCTTTCGCAGCGGATTCGCGCTGATCCTCGGCGCGGAACCGGATATCACCGTGGTCGGCGAGGCCGCCGACGGCATCGCGGCCGTCGCCGAAACCGTTGCGCGGCAACCGGACGTGGTGGTGATGGATGTGCGGATGCCGCACCTGGACGGCGTCGCGGCGACCAGGGAGATCTGCGCGCGGACCGCGGCGAAAGTGTTGGTGCTCACCATGTTCGACGTGGACGACTATGTGTATGCCGCGCTGCGGGCCGGTGCGAGCGGATTCCTGCTGAAGGATATGCGGCGCGCCGAACTGGTCGCGGCGGTGCGGGTGATCGCGGCCGGGGAGGCGCTTTTCGCGCCGACGGTCACCCGGCGGCTGATCGAGACACTGGTACACGGCGGCCGTCCCCGGCCCGAATTGGCGAAACGCTTGGGCGAGTTGACCGAACGTGAGCGGACCACGCTCGGCCAGCTGGCTCGAGGGCAGTCGAACGCGGAGATCGCCGCGGCGCTCACGATATCCGAGCACACCGTGAAAACCCATGTGAGCGCGATACTTTCGAAACTCGGACTGCGCGATCGGGTGCAGGCCGTTGTCTTCGCCTATGAGTCGGGGCTGATCGTCCCCGGGGTATGA